From the genome of Aeromonas hydrophila subsp. hydrophila ATCC 7966:
GGTCTGGATGGTGGCGACGTTGATCACCTCGCTCCTGGCCCGCAGCTTGCCTTCGGCATTGGTCTTGTACTCGGTAAAGACGGTGGCCATCGGCTTGCCCACGTTCTGGCGGCTGAACTGGTTCATCTTGCTGCCGCCCAGGCTGTCGAGCACGATGTTGACCTGGGGTTGCCCCATCTCGCCCATGTTGGCGCGGGCATCGACGATGTGCTCGCCGGTCAGCACCGGCTTGCGGGCCAGCCCCACCGCCTGGCCGTTGCGATCCGCCATGAAGAAGCGGCTGTCGGCCTGGGCCTCGTAGAAGGCCAGCGAGGCAGTGGCCCCGATCACCTCTTTCGCCTGCTTGGGATTGTGCACCCCGGGCAGCTCGATGCGGATGCCGTCCTGACCCTGGCGCTGTACCGAGGCCTCGACGATGCCGAGCTCGTTGATCCGCTTTTTCAGGATCGACAGGTTCTGGGTCACCGCGTTGTTGGCCAGCAGGGTACGCTCGGCCTCGCTCATCACCAGCCGCAGCTCGTTGCCGCTGCGCTTGAGGGTCCACTGATCCTGCCGGGTGCCGGCGGAATCCTTGATGATGGTGAGCCAGGGCGCCTGATCGGCCACCTCAGGCAAAATCACCCTCACCTCCCCCTCGCTCACCCGGGCCACGTTGGCGCCGCGCAGGCGCGCCTCGCGAAACTGGGTGCGCAGCATGTCCACCAGGTTTTTGGTCTGGTTGTCGACCACAAAGCTCAGATCGACCCCGATCAACAGCTGGGAGCCGCCGCGCAGATCCAGTCCGAGCTTGATGGGGGCGGCGCCGAGCTGGCTGATCCAGCCCGGGGCGTTGGAGTAGAACTCCAGGGTCAGCGCCGAGCTGTCATAGCCCTGCTGCTCCAGCAGCTGCTTGGCGCGCTGCTGTTCGGCCTGGCTGGCAAACACCAGCTCGACCCGCTCGCCCTGTTGCACCTGTTTGAGTGGCTCGATGCGGTTGTCGGCCAGCAGGGTACGCTGCGCCTCGGTCAGGCTGGTCTGGCCGTGCAGACCGAGGGAGGGCTGCTCACCGAAGAAGGTGGGCAGGGAGTAAAACGCAAAGGTGAACAGCATGAGCAGCAGCAGGGCGTACTGCCACATGTTCATGCGGTTCAAGGTGATACGACTCTTTTTTCTCATGAAATCAGCCTCTGTCAGGAGAAGGCTGCGCACTCGCCACGCAGGCGGCACGCAAGAAAATACGAATGAGACAGCAGCCCGTTCACGCGCGGTGAGCAGGCATCAGGAGGCGATGAGGTGGTGCGAAAGGACCGGACCCCATCGGGATCAGGCGAGGTAACTCTGACAGAAACGGTATTGCAGGTGCTGGCGTTGCAACCGGTGCCGATGGATGGTGGCAAACCGATCGCGGAAACTGTGTCTGCGATAGAAGAGGGCGGCATAGAACAGCAGGCCGCACAGCAGCAACAGGATCGCCTGCTGGGACCAGCTCATGATCAGCTGGTACACCACGTTGCCGGGCTGATGATCGCTGCGCAGGGAGTGTTCGAGCCGCAACAGGTGATTCTGGTGGGAGCTGACGAACTTGACGACCCCGTCGTCGCTGTCGCTGGCACTGTGGATCACCGGAGCGCCATCGGTCGGCGCCACAGTATCCCCCATCAGCTGTACCTGCTGGCTCGACTGCTGGGCTGCGGGCAGCTTGAACCCCTCCACCGAGAGGGTAGAGAACAACAGAGCGAGGGTGATGAGCAGAGTCATCAGCGCCAGTTTCACTTTGTCGGTCAGGCTCAAAAAGTTAATTCCCGCATAATAGAAAGGGCAAACTACCACAGGGGCCCCGCCAGAACAAGGGCATGGGGGCCGGCCGGCCCCCGCTCTGCGGCCCCCTTGGCGCCATTATCCCTCCGACATCTGCCTGAAATCGCGGGCATAGCCCTTGAGCAGGCTGTAGAGGTGGGCCCGCTGGGAGATGTCCAGCGACTGGCTGAGATCGCTCAGCCAGTTGACGGTGCGCTGGCGCGACTGATCGGTGTAGCCGGTGAAACGGCCATCCATCAGGCCATCCCCCTGTTGCAGCAGGGCGGTGAGCTGGGCGCCGAAGTCCTGGCTCTGGCGCTGCTTCATCAGCCGGTCCAGCTCCTTGGTCCAGGCGGTCTGAAACTCAAGCCAGGGGGCCTGCAGCTCGTACTGCCACTGGGCCCACTGGGCCACCAGCGGGGCCTGGGCCGGTTTCACCTCGCCAATCCAGAACACCAGCCGCTCGTTCATCTTGTCGCGAAACTCCTTGAGCATCTCCTCCCTGGGCTTGTCGGCAAACTCCTTTTCCCGTTCCGCCTGGCGGGTGAGCCTGTCCTTCATGAACATGGCCACCTGCGCCTCGGTCAGGGTACGTGCCAGCCGCACGGCCCGTGGCACCGTGTTCTCCAGGGTGCGGGTCAGGCTCTGCTGGGCTGCATCCAGATGGCGGGAGACCTGGGCCGGGGTCATGGGGCTCGCCACCGCCTTGGCCAGCGCATCGAGATCGTCGGCATAACGGGGCACCTCGCGCTGGCGGTGCCAGGCCATCAGCCCCTTCACTTCGTTGTCCAGCAAGCGCTTCTGGCCGCGATCCAGCGAGAAGTAGTCGTCCAGCTGCCAGACGATGGCCACGTCGAGCCAGTAATAGACGACCCGGGTGGAGCAGCCGGCCAGCAGCAGACAGAGCAGCAGCAGACTCCAGCTACTGGGCTTGCGCCAGGAAAAGGTGGTCACCATGCAAGGCTCCAATGTTGATGAAACAGGGTTGACGCAACGGATGATTCATAATGCCTGATGCCTACTCCAGCCGCTGCCGGTTGAGATCGATCAGCGCCTGGTAGTCGGGCCCCGGATGCTGCTCGGCCATCAGCAGCGCCCACAGCAGCCCTATGTAATCGACCCAGGGCAAAAAGGCCCGGCTCTGAAAACCACGCGGTCCGACCGGCCCCCCTGCCCGCTCGCAGTAGCTCTGCTCCAGCGCCTCGCGCTGGGCATCCTGCCAGCCGTGCGTACGCTGGATGCTGGCCACCTCGAAACCGGGATGCCCGGCGGCGCCATACTCCCAGTCGATGACCCAGGGCCGGCTCCCCAACAAATTAGCCGGATTGAGATCATGATGGCAAGGGAGCCAGCAATCGGCGGGCTCGCAGCTGGCCAGCAACCCCCGCTCCAGCGCCGGCAGCCAGGTCGGCACTCGGGCCAGCCTGGCACGATAGCCGGCACTGTGGGCCCGCACCGCCATCACCACGGTCGGCACCGGCAGCCGGTGCAGCCGCGTCAGCACCCCGGCCAGCAGCACTGGCTGCAACGCAGCCGGGGGCGGCGCCGCCAGCCAGTTCGGCTCGTCGCACCAGTCCAGCAACATCAGGCCGGTGGCGGGATCGCTGTGATGGCAGGGCAAGGCCAGCCCCTGCCCCACGGCCCCCTGATAGAGCTGCCATTCGGTGGCCCGATCGATGCCAAGGCGCACTGGATCGGGGTGGCCCTGGCGCAAAAAGTGACTGCGCCCCGAGGGGAGGCGCAGTCGATAGTTGCAGTTGGTCAGGCCGCTGGCCAATGGCTCCAGCCGGCCCGAGCGCCAGGGTGGCGGCAGGCTGGCCAGCAGGGTGCGCTCGGCGGCCGCCTGAGAGGCCTCGCTCGACT
Proteins encoded in this window:
- the secD gene encoding protein translocase subunit SecD — its product is MRKKSRITLNRMNMWQYALLLLMLFTFAFYSLPTFFGEQPSLGLHGQTSLTEAQRTLLADNRIEPLKQVQQGERVELVFASQAEQQRAKQLLEQQGYDSSALTLEFYSNAPGWISQLGAAPIKLGLDLRGGSQLLIGVDLSFVVDNQTKNLVDMLRTQFREARLRGANVARVSEGEVRVILPEVADQAPWLTIIKDSAGTRQDQWTLKRSGNELRLVMSEAERTLLANNAVTQNLSILKKRINELGIVEASVQRQGQDGIRIELPGVHNPKQAKEVIGATASLAFYEAQADSRFFMADRNGQAVGLARKPVLTGEHIVDARANMGEMGQPQVNIVLDSLGGSKMNQFSRQNVGKPMATVFTEYKTNAEGKLRARSEVINVATIQTALGNQFRITGIGSLPEAQELAMLLRAGALTAPLKILEERSIGPTLGLQNIEAGFTALAFGMAGMMLFMMAWYRKFGWVAITALIANLLMQVGMLAVLPGAVLTLPGIAGLVLTVGMAVDTHVLIFERIKDRLREGGSLANAIDFGYRSAFRTIFDANITTLICAVVLYAIGSGPLQGFSITLILGLISSMVTGIWGTRAIINPLWGKSSAKLLRV
- a CDS encoding DUF6279 family lipoprotein → MVTTFSWRKPSSWSLLLLCLLLAGCSTRVVYYWLDVAIVWQLDDYFSLDRGQKRLLDNEVKGLMAWHRQREVPRYADDLDALAKAVASPMTPAQVSRHLDAAQQSLTRTLENTVPRAVRLARTLTEAQVAMFMKDRLTRQAEREKEFADKPREEMLKEFRDKMNERLVFWIGEVKPAQAPLVAQWAQWQYELQAPWLEFQTAWTKELDRLMKQRQSQDFGAQLTALLQQGDGLMDGRFTGYTDQSRQRTVNWLSDLSQSLDISQRAHLYSLLKGYARDFRQMSEG
- a CDS encoding phosphotransferase: MAGKSSEASQAAAERTLLASLPPPWRSGRLEPLASGLTNCNYRLRLPSGRSHFLRQGHPDPVRLGIDRATEWQLYQGAVGQGLALPCHHSDPATGLMLLDWCDEPNWLAAPPPAALQPVLLAGVLTRLHRLPVPTVVMAVRAHSAGYRARLARVPTWLPALERGLLASCEPADCWLPCHHDLNPANLLGSRPWVIDWEYGAAGHPGFEVASIQRTHGWQDAQREALEQSYCERAGGPVGPRGFQSRAFLPWVDYIGLLWALLMAEQHPGPDYQALIDLNRQRLE